AGACTGCGCACGAGCGCTGCATACGACGTTGCGGTCGGGAACGAGCCGGGCATCGTGACCGATGTCGGGGCGCCCCACACGGTGTTCCCGTCGGGATCGTTCACGATGACCTGATACGTGTACGACTGGCCGGGCGAAACCCCCGTGTCGATGAATCCCTGGGCCGGAAGCGTCCACCAGTTCGAGTTCGCGGTGGTGGTCTTGACGGTCGTGCCGTTCCGCGTGATGCGATAGGTGAGCGTGTAGTCGTCGCGGTCGAAGCCGGCCGGCCAGCTCACCCTGAGGGCCGTCGCGGAGACTGGCACGAGCGTCGGGATGAGGGTGCCGTTGACGAACCGCGGGCCCTCGCGGCCCGGCGCGATCGGCTTCTTCGCGAATCGCACGAGCCCCTGCTGCCCGGCGCCGTTGACCGAGGGGAACTCTCCGCCATAGACGACGTAGTCGGCGTTCCCGGCGATGTTCCATGCCGCCTGGTATTGCCCGGTGTACGTGCCGAGAGCGAAGTCGGGATTCCAATCGACCAGTGCGGGGCCCTGCCGCCCGTGCCAGTTGGTGTAGTTCAGCGGGTCGTTGAGGATGTCGCCCGTCTGGGTGTCGTTCCATGCGAGCGCGTACTGGTATCGCCACTGCTCGAACTGGGGGGCGCCGTCGCCCATGTTTCCGCAGTAGTGCGAGTGGCTCGAGCCGTACACGATGCCGTCGCTGACGAAGGTCGAGTAGGAGTCGCCGTGGCAGTCGACGACCCATTGGAGCGTGCCCGGGTTCGCCACGGAGGCCTTGAAGATGCCCTCCAGGTTGCCGCCGTTTCCGAAGACCCATCCCGTCCCGTAGAGGTAGTCCCCGACGACCCGGAGGCTCGTCCACCCGGCATCCTGTCCGGCGTTGCGCGGAGACGGCGGCGACGTCACACGGGCCAGCTGCCACCCCGTGTCGAGGGCCCCCGTCGCGGCACTGATCTTGGCCAGGCCGTAGGCGGGCTGCCCGCCCACGTTCTGGAACGAGCCGCCCGCGAAGACGGCGGTCCGGTCGGAACTGAGCGCGAGAGCCCACACGCTGTAGTCCGCGTTGGGGTTCCACGGAAGCAGCGCCCCGGTGCTCGCCGAGAAGGCGGCGAGATTGTTCCGCAGCGTTCCGCCCGCACCCGCGAAGCCGCCGCCCACGTACACGGCCGTGTCGGTGGCGACGACCGCCCGCGCTGTCGCGGTCACGCCGACCGGGTTGAAGGTGGTGATGAGCGCCCCGGTGTCCGTGCTGTAGGCAGCGATGCGCTGACGGGACTGCCCGTTCGCGGTCGTGAAGTCACCCACCACGTAGATGCGAGATCCGTCCGGGGATGCCGTCACGGAGCGCACCTGTCCGTTGAGGCTCGGGGCGAACGACGTGTTGAGGTTGCCCGTCGTGATGTCGTACGAGAGGAGGTTGCTGCGCGGGGTCTGATTGGTGCCGGGCGCGGCGCCTGCGGGCCGCGCCTGGGTGAAGGACCCGCCGGCATAGACGGTGTTGCCGACGACGACCTGCGACCACACGACGCCGTTGATCTGAACCGTCGGCAGTCTGTCGGCGGTCACCGCCGAGGGGGGCCGGGGCTGGATCGGCGTCGGGGCGGCCTGCGCGGCCCACCCGGGGCCGATGAGGCTCAACGCCAGCGCCGCCACCCATACGGCGACGACTGCACGGAGTTTTCCGGTTCTGGACATCTCCCACCGCCCGTTCCCCCGAACGGGCGGTGATCTACCCGGGGTCGATGAGCGGCGCCTCGTCGGCATCTCGAGTGACCGTCGCGCTGATCGGGTTCAGCTGGTCCCCCAGAGTACGGGCCGAACCTGGCCTGTACACGCGCAAAACGTTAGCGCAGGAGCCCCCGGCGCACTAGTGGAAGCGGCGTGATACTACGGTTGCGATGTGCTCATGAATGACCCGCTGCCGGACCGCCCTGCCCCCGACGCCCCGTCGGGGAAGCTGGTCCTCCTGAGGCACGGCGAGACGGAGTGGTCGCGGCAGGGTCGGCACACCGGGCTCACCGACATCCCGCTCACCGCGCACGGCGAGGATCTCGCCCGCGGTGCCGGCCAATTGGTGGCGGGCTACGACTTCTCGCTCGTGCTCACTTCGCCGCTGCTGCGCGCGCGGCGCACCGCCGAACTGGCGGGCTTGCACGCCGACGTGGATCCGCTCCTGGTGGAGTGGGACTACGGCGGGTACGAGGGCCGCACGACCCGCGACATCCGGAGCGAGCTCGGGTACAACTGGAGCGCTTTCACCCACGGCGTGGTCCGTGGAGAGACGCCGGGTGAGACGGTGGAAGAAGTCGCCGCCCGCGCCTCGCGGGTGCTGACCCGGGTGCTTCCGGCTATGGCAGAGGGGGACGTCGCACTCGTCGCGCACGGCCACTTCCTGCGCATCCTCACGGCCGTCTACCTGCGATTGGCCCCTCGATTCGGTGCCCAGATCACGCTGGATGCCGGTTCCGTATCGGTGCTGAGCTTCTACCGGGAACAGCCGGCCATCCTCTCGTGGAACTACGGACTCGCGCTGCCGCTGGTGCCCTCGGAGTCCTGACCGCGCGCCACGCGAATGCCGGCCGCCGGCGTCGATCACGTCACGGAGACGAGCGAGCGCTCCCATCCGGTGGAACCGTTCGGGGCGATGGGCGCCGCCTCCTGGATCTGCAGTTCGCCCTTCTTGTTCACCGCCCGCACGGTGACGTAGTGCGTGCCCGGTGCGGCGTCCCATTCGAGATGCCACTGCACCCACGTGTCGGCGTTGACGGGGTTGGAGAGGGTCGCGGTCTGCCATTCGCCGTCATCGATGCTGACTTCGACCCGCTCGATTCCCACGGACTGAGCCCACGCGACCCCGGCGATCGGGATCCGGCCGGCGGCGACGGGCTTGTCGATCTTCGGGGTATCGATGCGCGAGGAGAACTTGATGGGCGCTTGGGCGCTGTAGCCTCGCGGCGTCCAGTAGGCCTCGTCCTGTGCGAACGTCGTCACCTTCAGCTCGGTGAGCCATTTGGTGGCCGACACATAGCCGTACAGCCCCGGCACCACCATCCGCACCGGGAAGCCGTGCTCGAGGGGAAGCGGCTCACCGTTCATCGCGACCGCGAGTATCGCGTCCAGCCCGTCGTCGGTGAGCGCGGAGAGCGGGGTGCTCGCGGTGAATCCGTCGACGCTCCGGGAGAGGACCATATCGGCGCCGGAGCGGGGGCCGGCCATCCGGAGGATGTCGCGGACGGGCACTCCGAGCCACTTCGCGTTCCCGACGAGCTCGCCGCCCACCACGTTCGACACGCACGTGAGCGTGATCGCGTACTCGTCCAGTCCCATCGCGACGAGCTCGTCGAAGCCGAGTTCGATGCGCTGGTCGACCATGCCGTCCACGACGAGTCGCCACGTTCCGGGATCGATGGTCGGGACTGTCAGCGCGGTGTCGACGCGATAGAAGTCCTTGTTCGGTGTGAAAAGCGGTGTGATGCCCGGGATGTCGAGCTCGGCGCCCTCCGGCACCGTGACCGTCGACCGCGGCGCCGGCAGGCGAAGCGCGTCGCGGATCTTCTCGACGGACGAGGTCGCCATGCTGACGGCCCGTGCGGTCACGCCGACGACGACCGCCGACGCAGCCGTGAGTCCCGCAAGCAGGAGGAACCGCCGGCGGTCCACCCCGTGGGATGCCTCGGCATCGTCGCTGTGTGCGCGCACCCCGGTCGAGCGTTCCCACGCGCGGAGGCGGCGACACAGCACGACGAGGAGGATCGATCCCACTGTCGCGCCGACGACGGGCGGCAGGAAGGCGAGCGGGGTGGCGCCTGCACGCGTGACCGTCGCGGCGATCGACAGCGCGCCGGCCAGCGCGAGCGCGACCACTCCGAGCGGCGGGCGCAGGAACTGCAGGGCGCCCGCGATCGCCGACGCCATCACGACCGCGAGCGCGAGTCCCGCGAGCAGTGCCAGCTTGTCGTACTCGCCGAAGGTCGAGATCGCCAGCTCTTTGAGCGGCTGCGGCACGATGTCGATGATGAACGACCCGACGGCCAGCACCGGACTCGCTTCGCGCGCAGCGATGAGCGCGGTCAGCTCGGCCGCCGCGAGGAACGCGGCACCGCTGATCACGCCCGCGATCGCCGACCACGCGAGGAATTTCCACCGACCCCGGAACTTCGTCACTTGGCTTCCCATCCGTCGAGCCAGCACTGTTTGGTTGTTCGCAGCGGGATCGCGATCGGATGGGTTCCGGTTCGGCCCTGGCAGCTACACCGCCTCTCGAAGCTGCGCCTGGATCGCCCGGATGTGCGCTCCGAGCTCGCCCGAGGCTAAGAGGCCGCTGCCGAGCGGGCCTGCGGAGTCTTCACCGAGGAGCGGCAGCCGCCGGAGCGCCTCGGCCACGTCGTCGGTCATGTGCTGCATCTGCCAGGCGAGCTCGTCTGCGGCGGCGGACGAGGCATCCGTCGCCGCCGCCGCCGCGGCAGCTTTCGCGGCGTAAGCGGCCGCGCCCAGCGCATGCGCGCCCATATGGGCGACGCCGGCGGCCTGAGCCGCCGCCCGGGCGGCCGCCACCGCCGCCGCCGAGGTGACCGCGTGCGCGGCACGCCCCGCGACGAAGCGCCTGCGTATCTCGCCCGCGGCGGTCAGCTCGCCGCGCGCGAACGCCTTTGCCCGCTCGATGGCGTCGCGCGCCCGGTCATCCTGTGGCGCTTCCGCCTCGAACAGCGGAAGGACCCTCTCGGCGCAGTCCGCCGCCCATTCGGCGACCAGTCGTCGGTCCGATTCGCTCAGGGTCTGCGGCGACGGCATGCCAGAACTCTGTCACGCTCAGCCATGCCCCCGCTCCCCGACGACGGGAGGCCGCAAGGCGGGAGGAGCTGGGCAGGTCAGTCCTCGACGCGCGGCGAGATGGACGAAAGCCATTCCGCCTGCCGTCTCCAGCGCTCCGGCCCTCCGCCCTCGTGGGCGTTGAAGGGGTAGACGTCCACTTCCGAGGGTCCCGAGTAGTGGTTGGCTGCCGCGAACACGGTCGAGGGCGGACATATGGTGTCTTCGAGAGCCGCGGAGAACAGCGCCGGCGCGACGGCGCGGCGGGCGAAGTTGACGCCGTCGAAGTACGCGAGCGTCGAGAATGCGCGGTCGACGTCGCCGCGGTGGACGCGGAGATAATCCCCGATCTCGCGGTAGGGGTATGCGTCGGTCATGCCGACCGCGCGCTCGAAGTGACAGAGGAACGGCACGTCGGCCGCGAGCGCCCAGACGTCGGGGAGGATCCCCGCAACGGCGAGGGCGAGTCCGCCGCCCTGGCTGCCACCCGTGACCGCGACGCGATCCGGGTCGACGAGGTCGAGCCCGCGCAGGGCGTCGACCGCGCGCACGGCATCGGTGATCAGCCGACGGTAGTAGTAGGTCTCCGGCGACTCGATCCCTCGGGTCATCATGCCGGGGGCGGCAGGACCCGAGCCGGCCGGATCCGCGGTCTGGCCGATGCTCCATCCGCTCCCCTGCCCGCGCGTATCCATGACCAGGTGCGCGTACCCGGCGGACGCCCACGCGAGGTGCTCATGCGCGTGTCCGCGCCCGCCTCCGTAGCCGACATACTGCACGACCGCTCCCCGCGGAGAGCTGCTCTCCCGCGGCAGCACGAGCCAGGCCGCGATCGGCTCGCCCGCGTATCCCGGGAATCGCACATCCCGCACCTCGACCGTCGTGAGCAGCGGCTCGGCGGGAGCGACGGTCGTCGCGCGCTGCTCGGCCCTCGCCTCGCCGAGCGTCCGCTCCCAGAAGTCGTCGAAGTCGGCCGGCTCGGAGACCTCGGGCCGGTAGCGGCGCAATTCATCGAGTGGCAGGTCGAAGCGGGGCATGGCGCCTCCTAGGCGATCGGTCGGAAGAACTCGTGGCGGCCGGGCCCGCACGGACTCTTCAGTCTGCCTGACCTGCCGAGGAAGTCACCGAACCGGCGAGCGGATGACCGGCGTCGAGATCATGGAGCAGCTCGACCCCGTCGATGGGCCGCCCGAGCGGATCCGCAAGAGTCGCTCCCGGCAGTCCGCCGGCGAGTGCATCGGCGAGTCTACGAGCGACAGCCGGTGCGGCGAGCACCTGGCCGGTTCCGCTGATGCGACTGCGGGCGGGATCGATGCCGGCGTTTCGCGCCGCTGCAGCGATCGACTCCACCAGCTCTCCGGCCGCGCGATCGACGATGGCGGAGCTCACGGGGTCGTCGTCGGCCCGGGCCGTCACCGCCGGCGCGAACGAGGCGATTCGTGCCACGCGGTCGGGATCGGCCTGGATCTCGAGGTAGAGCCGGTCGAGCGGCACGCCGAACGTCGCCCGGACGGCGGTGGTGAGGGAAGTGGCGCTTCCCCGCCCGTCGAACGCCCGCATGACAGCCTCCAGGCCGGCTCGGCCGATCCAATAGGCGCTTCCCGCGTCGCCGAGGAGCGACCCCCACCCGTCGACGCGCGCGATGCCCCGCGGTCCCGCACCGAGCACGACGACACCCGTTCCGACAGCTGCGACGACTCCTTCGGCCCGACCGTTGGCCCCGAGGTATCCGCTGACGGAGTCGTGGGCGACAAGTGCGACGCAAGCGGTCGGCACAGCCGCGCGCAGAGCACTCGCCGCATCCGCCGAGCCGTCGTAGCCGGTCAGCCCCACGGCGAGAGCAGTCGCTCCCCATCCGTCGTGCGCGGCGAGGAGCCGCGCCAGCTGCGCGATCGGCGAGCTGTCGGTCCTGATGCCCGGAAAGGACAGCTCGAACCGGTCCACGCCATCGACACGCACGCGGATCGAGCTCTGTCCGGCATCGATGGAGACACGGATGCCGCGACCGCCCTGGTCGGTACTCACCGGGCCGTCACCCGCACGCTCGCCGTTGCCTGAGCTGGCAGAGCGATGTCGATCGTCGAGAACATGCCTTCCGCGTATGCCCCGAGGGTGCCGTCGAGCGCTGTCTCGTCGAAGCGGACGGCGGTGGCGCCCAGACCGGGTCCGAGTCGCAAGCGGGCCGTGCGCGCATGAGGTGACGGATTCGCCAGGCGGAGCACCGCGCCCTCCCCGTCGTCCGCGGGCTTGAATGCCGTCACGATCGCGCCCTCGACGGTGACCGGCGCCGTCTTCGGGGCGGGCACGAGAGTGCCCTCACGCAGCTGCGCCGCGAGCGGCGCGGCACGACGGGAGTCGGCCGCCCCGGCGAGCGCGAAGGCGTCGGAGGCTGCTGCGCCGAAGCGGAGGCCGATGCGGGCACTCATGGGGCGGAGCACCTGGGCCTCAGGCGTCGCCAGCATCGGGCCCGCGCCCGTCGTCCGGCTGCGCAGGTCGAACCGCGAGAGCCACCCCGTGCTGCGCAGGATCGTCACGGCGAGCTCCGCCGGCTCTTCGCGCGGTCCGACGCCCTGCACCTCCGACACGTGATCGAAGAGAAGTCCCAGACTGCCGGCGCTCGCGTACCCGTGTGCGGGGTGGGTGCCGATCTCGGCTTCGCGGTTCCGATCGGTAGGGAACTCCCCCGCAATGGGGCCGAACGGCCGATCGAGGAACGAGAAGTGCTGGCCGCTCCGCCAGGAGCGCGCTTCGTCTGCGATCGGGAAGTGCGCGCGGAGCCGGTGATCCCGCGCCCCGTTGACGAATGCCACCGACCAGTCGACCTCGTCGCGGCCGTTCCACCGCGCGAGCTCGAAATCGAGCACGGTCGCGACCGTTTCGGCCGAACGCGCATCGCGGGTCGCGTCGAGGGAGACGGGAAGATCGAGCGTCGCGCGCCACCGCACGACCGTGCGCACCGGTGAGTGCCGCACCTCTACCCGGGGTCGAGCAACGGGCGCGATCATGGCATCGTCGGCCGGCGGGTCGTAGTTGTAGGTGTCGCCGCGGTCACCGCCGTCCGCCAGCCGGCCGAGACGCTCGTAGCGGATGCCCGAGCCGGCGTCGGCGACCGTGAAGCTGGCGTCATCGGCGATCGAGACGGTGAGGCCGCCCGGCAGCGCGATCGCGCTGCCGAGGGGCACGGTGTCGGTCGGCACCGGCTCCGGGTCGCGGGCACCCAGACGCACGGTGTAGACGCCGGTCTCCCCCGCCGCCACGGCGTCTGCGAGAAAGCGCAGCCGCTGGCGCCGGGCGAGCACCGAATCGGGCAGCAGATCGAGGTCGGCCTCGAACGACATCGACGTGCCGAGATCTTCGACCTCGACCGGCACCTCGGTGCCGTCAGGAGCCTCAAGGCCGGCGACCGTCCGATCCGGCGCGATGACGATGTCGACCACGGCCGGAAGCGCCTCACGGCTGCCGGCCAGAGGAAGGTGGACGGCGATCCGCGTGCGATCCGTCGCGGGGGCCCCGTGCACACGCGTGTCGAACCCCGCCCGCAGCAGAGCACGCCGGGCGAGCTGATGGCCCAGCTGCATGACCCGCTCCGAACGGACCTCGTTCTCGCGATGGACCTCGTCGACGCTGCATCCGCAGATGGAGTCGTGCGGCGCGTTCTCGAGCACGAGCTCCCACGCGTGCTGCAGGTGCCCCGTCGTCGTGCCGTCGACCACCGGCGAAGCGACTGCGGCGACCGGGGACGAGGCATCCGTCGCCAGAGCCTCGGCCGCCAGCAGCGGCTCGACCAGTCGCTCGAGCAACGCCTCGGCGGCGGCGTTCTGCTGCTTGAGGTAGATGCGCGACGAGAGGGTGCCCGGCAGGAGGAAGCTGCCGGGGCCTCCAGCGTGCCGCAGCTCGCCGTCGACGACGGCGGGAGACGGCCGTGCTCCGCGAAGATCGCGGAAGAATGCGTCGAGCGACGACTCCGTGAGTAGGGCGTCCTTCGGCGACAGGTTGTCGAGCGCGGGCGTGGTGTCGCGGGGTGCGACATGGTCGGCTCCGTTCATGAGGAGCCACGGCCCTTCATCGCGTCGGGCGCGCTCGCGGTCGAGGAAAGCCTCGAGCCTCCCGGCGCGGCCTTCCTCGTCCCACAGGACGTCGACCTCGTAGTAGCACTGGTTGACGGCGTAGACCTCGCTGCCGTCCGGTGATCGCCAGCGGAACTCGGCGAGCTCGGGCGGCGCGCCCCTCCACACCAGGGCGGTGCCGATGCCGAAGCCGGCGAGGACGCGGGGAAGGTCGGCGGGATGCCCGAACGCGTCGGGCGAGTACCCGATCCCGGTCAGCTCGCCGACCGCCGCTCCATGGCGGCGTGCGGCGAGGAGGTTGCGCACCAGGCTCTCACCCGACACCAGTTGATTGTCGGCGAGAACGTGCCACGGACCGATCGTGAGGCGCCCCGCCCGCACATGCCGGCGGATCCGGTCGATGAGGTCGGGGCGCAGGTCGGCGACGTCGCGGAGGGTGATCGTCTGCCCGTCGAGATGGAACGTCGCGATCGTTTCGGCGTCGAGCTGCCGGCAGACCTGATCCACGAGTTCGACGAGACGGGTGCGGTAGGCCTCGAAGGGGCGGTACCACTCACGATCCCAGTGGACGTGCGTGACGACGTGGCAGTGGTGCGGCTCAGCCATGCGCCACGGCCTCAAGCTGATCGCCGAAGCCCGCAACCGCGGTGGGCGGCAGCGCGGCGACGAAGGACGCTGTGATGACGGCGGGGCGGGTGATCGCCCCGCCCACGACGACGCTCCACGCTCCGGCCGCGAAGGCCCCGGAGAGCTGAGCCGGCGTCGAGATGCGCCCCTCCGCGAACACCGGGATCGGCAGCTCGCGCGACAGCGCGGCGACAAGCTCCAGATCAGGAGACGCGGCGTGACGCGTCTCGGGCGTGTATCCGGCGAGGGTCGTGCTCACGACGGATGCCCCGGCCGCTGCCGCGAGCACTCCCTCCCCGAGAGTCGCGACATCCGCCATCACCGGGATGCCTCGTGCCGCAAGCTCTGCGATGGTGTCACGGATGGTGCGACCGTCGGGTCGAGCCCGGCCGGTCGCGTCGAGCGCCACGATGTCGGCACCCGCGTCGGCGACTGCGAGCGCAGCCTCGAGAGTCGGCGTGATGTAAACGCCTTCCCGGCCCTGCTTCCACAGCCCGATGAGCGGCAGGCGCGTCGCAGCGCGGATCGCGCGGATGTCGGTCGGCGACTCGCAGCGGATGCCGGCGGCTCCGCCGGCTACGGCGGAGAGGGCCATCGCCGTCATGTGGTCGGGACCGTGCAGGGGCTCCCCCGGCTGAGCCTGGCAGGAGACGACGAGTCGTCCGCGCAGGCTCTCGAGGAGGGTGGATATGTGAGACATGGCTTTCATTCGGTTGGGGATGGGAACCGTGCCCGACGCGAGGGAACGGTCGAGCCGGTGTCGGTCAGAGGTGACGTGCCGCCGCGAGGGGGCGAGGATCGAGCTCTCGGAGCAGCGGCGCGACGAGCGCCGCAGCGCGGTCGCCCCACGTCGTCCCAGGCTCCGGCGGGCCGGGTTCGACCGTGATGCCGATGGCCTCCGCCACGGCCGCCGCCGCCGACCGGAGCGCCTGGTCAGCCTCGGCGTCGAGCTCGGCTGAGGGCGACATCTCGAGCCTCTCGCGGCGGGAGGCCTCGAGCCCCCCCGTGGGCCGCGAGCAGCGAGCCCGCCACGAACGCCGGATGCTCGGCGGGCAGGTCGGTCGCCCACACGATCGGTGTGCCGTGGCGGAGAGCGTCGAGCTGGATCTGGACCCGGCTGCACGGATCGCCGATCGCGCGCCGAGGCGTGGTCTCATGCTGCACGGAGTAGGCCGCGACGATGCCGGCCGCCTCGCCGATCGCCCACTCCCCCGGATGGACCCGGTACGCGGCGGCGGCGATCTGCGTGGCCGCGAGATTCTTGGCACCGGCCAGCAGATTCGAGGGACCGCTGCCCTGGCGGGAGACGAGGGCCCGCAACGGGACCTGGAACGGCGCGGTCGGCGCGTACACGCTGGGATGACCCCCGACCCTCGGATGGAGGTCGGCGTGGTACCACGCGATTCCGATGCTGTCGGAGAACGCACGGGCTCGGACCTGTCCGTCACGTGGGCCGAGATCGTGCTCGGTGACCGGTTCCGCCGAGGCGAGGCGGCGTGACTCCCTCACGTACGGCGTCTCGGCGAAGCCGTCGGCGGTGCCCGCCACCTCCGGTGCGAGTCTGAGCTCTGGGTAGCCCCGGCCGACCCCGTCGTCGTGAGGCGCTTCGGTGCGGAGCCAGTGCACGAAGGCCTCCGCGAGCCGGCGGGCCGCGGCATCCGTCGCCTCCCGATCCGCCACGAGACCGGAGCCGTAGTAGTCGTTGCCGTGCCAGTTGATGACGGCGGCGTCCGCTCCGCCGAGCTGGCGCGCGTCGTGCACGCGCCGATACGACCAGAACGATCCGGGCGCGACGGAGTCATCGAACATCGCGTAGGAGTGCGACGAGCCGGCGTCGTTCGACAGGGTCAGGCTGAAGGGCTGGGCGTCACGCAGCTCGGCGAAGCCGGCCGGCGCCGCGCCCACGTCCCCGGGACGGTCGTCGCGGATGAGTGCGGCGACGATCGTGCACGACTGCTCGGCTGCGGCGTCGGGACCGCCGGGAAGGGCATGAGGCTCACCGAAGGCGTCCCCGCCTTCGGAGCCCACGACCCAGTCCGCTCCGGCGAGCGGGAGAAGATCGCCGGTCTCCGTGGCGTCGATCGTCACGTCCCCCGCGGCGACGAGACCCCCGTCGGCCGTGCGGAACCGCACCGCCGTCACGCGATCGTCGTCGAGTTCGACATCGACGGGGGTCGCACGGGTGACCACCTCGACGTTCCCCGCGGTGATGTGCGGCGCGAGCATCGCGCGCAGAACGCGCTCTCCGACCGCCGGCGGGAAGCACAGCCGGCTCACCCAGCCGCCGCCGGGGTTGGCCACGCCCCCGTACTCCCAGCGCACCATGTCACGGAAGGTGCGGTAGCTCGCCGTGCACCCCGTGGTCTCGATCAGCGGGTGCTCGTCGAGAGGGCTCGTGAGCTGAGTCGTGACCTGCCCGCCGATGCGCGATTCGGGGCCGGCCATCACGACGCGCAGACCGCGTTCCGCCACGGCGAGCGCCGCAGCGATCGCGCCGAGGCCGAGGCCCGCGACGACGACATCGGCGTGGAGCATCCGCTCGGTCATGGTCGTCCCGCCTCTGGGTCGAGGGCGATCTCGAACGAGCGCGCCCAGGGGAAGCTCACCTGATCCGCGGCGACCGTCGCTACGTCGGCGGCGCCGAGCCGCACGAGCGCGTCGTTGAGGAGGGCGGACACTCGCTCGGCTGCGCGTTCCGTGTCGTCGATCCGGTCGTGACGATCGGGTCGGGTGCCACGCTCCGCTCGAAGCTCCGCGCGCGCGACGCTCATGTAGGCGGCGTCTTCGATGAGGCGGAGACGGCGGTGGCGGTCGGCGGCACGGGGGTCGTAGGTGCCCGAGGAGCGACCGACGAGCCCAGCGATGAGACTCGCGGCCGCCGTGCCGATGGTGTTCCCCGCCGTGTTCCACGCCGCGAACCCCTCGAGGCGGTCGAACAGGCCTGCAGCGAGGAGCGCCTGGACGAGGGCCGGATCCGCCCCGTTGGGCTGGGCGACGTCGGCCACTGCGACGGCGCGGCCGGAGGCGACCTGCTCGCGCGCGAGCTCGACGGTGCGCAGGGCTGCGCCGGCATCGGTCGTCGCCGGCGGGGCGACCGCCCAATCGTCG
This genomic interval from Microbacterium sp. 4R-513 contains the following:
- a CDS encoding FAD-dependent oxidoreductase, whose product is MTERMLHADVVVAGLGLGAIAAALAVAERGLRVVMAGPESRIGGQVTTQLTSPLDEHPLIETTGCTASYRTFRDMVRWEYGGVANPGGGWVSRLCFPPAVGERVLRAMLAPHITAGNVEVVTRATPVDVELDDDRVTAVRFRTADGGLVAAGDVTIDATETGDLLPLAGADWVVGSEGGDAFGEPHALPGGPDAAAEQSCTIVAALIRDDRPGDVGAAPAGFAELRDAQPFSLTLSNDAGSSHSYAMFDDSVAPGSFWSYRRVHDARQLGGADAAVINWHGNDYYGSGLVADREATDAAARRLAEAFVHWLRTEAPHDDGVGRGYPELRLAPEVAGTADGFAETPYVRESRRLASAEPVTEHDLGPRDGQVRARAFSDSIGIAWYHADLHPRVGGHPSVYAPTAPFQVPLRALVSRQGSGPSNLLAGAKNLAATQIAAAAYRVHPGEWAIGEAAGIVAAYSVQHETTPRRAIGDPCSRVQIQLDALRHGTPIVWATDLPAEHPAFVAGSLLAAHGGARGLPPREARDVALSRARRRG